A stretch of [Clostridium] innocuum DNA encodes these proteins:
- a CDS encoding ABC transporter permease, with the protein MKPSHIYAIIRKQLKDTFRNKPTLVQFVMFPAIAAILTLSAGEFELPKRYFVNLFSVMYVCMAPILILSAIISEEKEKGSLRMLMMSNVKPMEYLLGIGAYVFVFCMAGVLFMGLLGKYSLQELWMFLLLNACGILISSVIGGLIGVVSDNQTAASGLSVPAMLLTSFIPMLSMFNASIRNVGKFLYSQQIYEQINNSSTIVLSAQSFVVVLINFALVLVLYVYMYRKKQLLA; encoded by the coding sequence ATGAAGCCTTCTCATATATATGCAATCATCCGTAAGCAGCTAAAGGACACCTTTCGTAATAAGCCTACGCTTGTACAGTTTGTGATGTTTCCGGCAATCGCAGCAATTCTGACACTTTCCGCCGGCGAATTTGAACTGCCGAAAAGATACTTTGTAAATCTGTTTTCTGTTATGTATGTATGCATGGCTCCGATTCTCATCCTGTCTGCAATCATCAGTGAGGAAAAGGAAAAGGGCTCTTTACGTATGCTCATGATGTCGAATGTAAAACCGATGGAATATCTGCTGGGCATCGGAGCGTATGTGTTTGTATTTTGTATGGCAGGTGTGCTGTTTATGGGATTACTGGGGAAATACTCCCTGCAGGAGCTGTGGATGTTTCTGCTGCTGAATGCATGCGGTATTCTGATTTCCTCAGTTATTGGCGGACTGATTGGGGTTGTGAGTGATAATCAGACGGCTGCCAGCGGTCTGTCCGTTCCTGCCATGCTGCTTACTTCCTTTATTCCCATGCTGTCAATGTTTAATGCCTCCATACGCAATGTTGGAAAATTTCTATATTCTCAACAAATTTATGAGCAGATCAACAACAGCTCTACGATCGTTCTGTCCGCGCAGTCATTTGTTGTGGTACTGATAAATTTTGCTCTTGTGCTTGTGTTATATGTGTATATGTATAGAAAGAAGCAGCTGCTTGCCTGA
- a CDS encoding YitT family protein, with product MKLSNKELVQDTLWILAGNIALAMGVAWFILPNDVLTGGLAGVAIALEPLIHLNPELVINVLTVVLFLAGSLVLGKKFAAKTILSTICYPLLLTLLSYLAKHVIAPDTFIMDKYLATIYGGALMGIGVGCVFRTGASTGGMDIPPLIINKYTHIPLPTLVLIVDALTVLLGAAVYGLQAALTGILSVWVSSYMINKTMMIGGHDARNVMIVSNKHTEIMDRIHEVLERGTTILEATGGYSSEKRPVIMAVVSKKQLPELEHLVSHIDPEAFVIVMEANEVQGLGFTYEEEL from the coding sequence TTGAAATTAAGCAATAAAGAATTGGTGCAGGATACGTTGTGGATCCTTGCGGGAAATATTGCTCTGGCCATGGGGGTTGCCTGGTTTATATTGCCCAATGATGTACTGACGGGGGGCCTGGCGGGTGTTGCAATCGCACTGGAGCCGCTGATTCATTTAAATCCTGAACTGGTGATCAATGTATTGACCGTCGTACTGTTTCTTGCAGGATCACTTGTCCTGGGGAAAAAGTTTGCGGCAAAAACGATTCTGAGTACAATCTGTTATCCGCTGCTGCTTACTTTACTGTCCTATCTGGCAAAACATGTGATTGCTCCGGATACCTTTATCATGGATAAATATTTAGCCACCATTTACGGCGGTGCGCTGATGGGTATCGGTGTCGGCTGTGTGTTTCGTACAGGTGCCAGTACCGGAGGTATGGATATTCCACCACTGATCATTAACAAGTATACCCATATACCGCTTCCGACACTGGTTTTGATTGTGGACGCGCTTACCGTACTGCTTGGTGCTGCCGTATACGGACTGCAGGCTGCACTTACAGGAATTCTGTCAGTCTGGGTAAGCAGCTATATGATCAATAAAACCATGATGATCGGTGGACATGATGCGCGTAATGTGATGATTGTATCCAATAAGCATACGGAAATTATGGACCGTATTCATGAGGTGTTGGAGCGCGGGACTACGATTCTGGAAGCAACCGGCGGTTATTCTTCCGAGAAACGACCGGTCATAATGGCTGTGGTATCCAAAAAGCAGCTGCCGGAGCTGGAGCATCTGGTGTCGCATATTGATCCGGAGGCATTTGTTATC